One window of the Dermacentor andersoni chromosome 10, qqDerAnde1_hic_scaffold, whole genome shotgun sequence genome contains the following:
- the subdued gene encoding anoctamin-1 isoform X1, with amino-acid sequence MAANIWQDALNAERAASAYERALDEESVLVALGDMKPSPNGDSAALVDESGCVYLSGSRRKVDFVLAYSPAKHQAIRDIFEEELSKAGLVLEHVPQNPSGLCFVKIHAPWEVLSCFAEIMRLKMPVKELPNQNRLGRPVRHPRVRRWGSAKNDRVPGFIGLVGGATQENQSPGCCSEDSSWSLRMQEQNAMLDCEPVEVRSMGRRQKQFAVTFSMSKEYLFDIPEPKEDFFSAAQRAQVVHFILQRKSFSRDTQRRHFGIGRLLADGVYLAAYPLHEGGPDRTSGEGLAAPRTQLRRKWASVLALFCYQPLDDVRRYFGVKIGLYFAWLGFYTTMLLPASLLGLGCFLYGVATLGKHRPVHEMCAGSESRLLMCPLCDNGCEYWRLRDSCTQARLGYLSDNGATVVFSVFMSLWGAAFLELWKRYSARITYQWDLSGFDTLEENSRPEYLARLSHLKKRDVELIEQQEKGGVESLSFWRIRLPFGLLSVSVVLLLVLLAMAAVVGVIVYRMSVRATLALQSEEMSSFIPLITSTTAALLNLLCILLFNMLYTRLAVYLTEMEMPRTQTEYDDSLTLKLYLLQFVNCYSSIFYIAFFKGKFVGRPGKYNTFLNYQQEECGLGGCFVELSIQLAIIMVGKQAFSALSEMALPYAMRLWSHRSFLRSSNNEHQPTQPWERDYLLPDLGSTGLFHEYLEMILQYGFVTLFVAAFPLAPLFALLNNVLEIRLDALKLLSSYRRPVAVRVRDIGIWYRIMDSLGKLAVLTNAVLIAFTSDLVPRLYYRWKVSPTGTLDGFVDFSLSYFDVQDYDEGVRHGNTSGLLGSRYCRYADHRTPPWVENQYKRTSQYFEILVWKFAFVLLFENVIAFLMTIIRWIIPDVPKTIREKIREDNRLTNEIIILQELRRRHVDSLPPVA; translated from the exons ATGGCTGCCAACATCTGGCAGGACGCGCTGAATGCTG AGCGTGCCGCCAGCGCTTATGAGAGAGCACTAGACGAAGAAAGCGTGCTGGTGGCCCTGGGAGACATGAAGCCGTCACCTAACGGGGACAGTGCCGCCCTGGTAGACGAGAGTGGGTGTGTCTACCTGAGTGGCTCAAGGCGCAAGGTGGACTTTGTACTGGCCTACTCACCTGCCAAGCACCAGGCCATCCGGGACATCTTTGAGGAGGAGCTCAGCAAGGCAGGACTGGTGCTCGAGCATGTCCCACAG AATCCGAGTGGCCTTTGCTTTGTGAAGATCCATGCACCTTGGGAGGTGCTGAGCTGTTTTGCTGAGATAATGCGCCTGAAGATGCCTGTCAAGGAG CTGCCGAACCAAAATCGCCTTGGCAGGCCAGTGAGACATCCAAGAGTCCGAAGATGGGGCTCTGCCAAAAATGATCGCGTTCCGGGATTCATTGGTCTGGTGGGTGGAGCTACTCAAGAAAATCAATCGCCAGGGTGTTGTTCCGAAGACTCATCG TGGAGCTTGAGGATGCAGGAGCAGAATGCTATGCTGGACTGTGAGCCT GTGGAAGTTCGTTCAATGGGACggcgtcaaaagcagtttgcTGTTACGTTTTCTATGTCCAAGGAGTACCT GTTCGACATCCCCGAGCCGAAGGAGGACTTTTTCAGTGCAGCACAGAGGGCGCAAGTGGTGCACTTTATTCTTCAGCGCAAATCGTTCTCGCGCGACACCCAGCGACGCCACTTTGGCATTGGCCGACTGCTTGCCGACGGTGTCTACTTGGCTGCTTATCCACTGCATGAAGGTGGCCCCGACCGCACCTCCGGTGAAGGATTAGCAGCACCCCGCACACAACTTCGTCGCAAGTGGGCCTCAGTGCTGGCATTATTTTGCTACCAACCACTGGATGATGTGCGACGTTATTTCGGTGTTAAGATTGGCCTCTACTTTGCCTGGCTGGGCTTCTACACTACCATGCTTCTGCCGGCATCCCTCTTGGGTCTTGGCTGCTTCCTGTACGGTGTCGCCACATTGGGCAAACATCGCCCTGTACACGAGATGTGCGCCGGTTCAGAGTCACGCCTGCTGATGTGTCCGTTGTGTGACAATGGCTGCGAGTACTGGCGTCTGCGTGACAGCTGCACACAAGCTCGACTGGGTTACCTGTCCGACAATGGTGCCACGGTCGTCTTTTCAGTCTTTATGTCGCTCTGGGGCGCTGCCTTTCTCGAACTCTGGAAGCGCTACTCGGCACGCATCACTTACCAGTGGGACTTGTCTGGCTTTGACACCCTGGAGGAGAACTCGAGGCCCGAATACCTGGCACGCTTGTCGCACCTTaagaaacgtgacgtggagctcatTGAGCAGCAGGAGAAAGGCGGTGTTGAGTCCCTGTCATTCTGGCGTATACGCTTGCCCTTTGGCCTGCTGTCAGTGTCGGTGGTGCTGTTGCTGGTGCTGCTCGCCATGGCTGCCGTTGTGGGTGTCATTGTGTACCGCATGTCAGTGCGTGCTACACTCGCACTGCAAAGTGAGGAGATGTCGAGCTTCATTCCACTCATCACTTCCACCACTGCAGCCCTGCTCAACTTGCTGTGCATCCTCCTCTTCAACATG TTGTACACTCGACTGGCCGTCTACTTGACCGAGATGG AGATGCCGAGAACACAGACTGAGTACGACGACAGCCTGACCTTGAAGCTGTACCTGCTGCAATTTGTAAACTGCTATTCATCCATCTTCTACATTGCCTTCTTCAAGGGAAA GTTTGTTGGTCGACCCGGTAAATACAACACGTTCCTGAACTACCAGCAGGAAGAGTGTGGCCTTGGGGGTTGCTTTGTAGAGCTGTCCATCCAACTGGCCATCATCATGGTGGGAAAACAGGCGTTCAGCGCGCTCTCGGAGATGGCGCTGCCTTATGCCATGCGCCTGTGGTCCCATCGGTCATTTCTGCGGAGCAGCAACAACGAGCACCAACCTACGCAGCCCTGGGAGCGCGACTACTTACTTCCAGACTTGGGCTCTACTGGCCTCTTCCACGAGTACCTCGAGATGATCCTGCAGTATGGCTTTGTCACACTGTTTGTGGCTGCCTTTCCTCTGGCACCTCTCTTTGCACTGCTCAACAACGTGCTCGAGATTCGACTGGATGCACTGAAGCTGCTCAGCTCTTATCGGCGGCCAGTGGCTGTGCGAGTCCGTGACATCGGTATCTGGTACCGTATCATGGACTCCTTGGGCAAACTGGCTGTGCTTACTAAC GCGGTCCTCATCGCCTTCACATCGGACCTGGTGCCACGCCTCTACTACCGCTGGAAGGTGTCACCCACAGGAACCCTTGATGGCTTTGTGGACTTCAGCCTGTCCTACTTTGATGTGCAAGATTACGACGAGGGTGTGCGACATGGGAATACATCGGGCCTGCTGGGCTCTCGATATTGCAG GTATGCTGACCACCGCACACCACCGTGGGTTGAGAACCAGTACAAGCGAACATCACAGTACTTTGAGATCCTAGTCTGGAAGTTTGCCTTTGTGCTACTATTTGAG AATGTAATTGCATTCCTGATGACTATAATTCGCTGGATTATACCCGACGTTCCCAAGACCATTCGGGAGAAGATTCGAGAGGACAACCGGCTCACCAATGAGATCATAATCCTGCAGGAGTTACGTCGACGACACGTGGACAGCCTGCCACCAGTGGCCTGA
- the subdued gene encoding anoctamin-2 isoform X3 — protein sequence MAANIWQDALNAERAASAYERALDEESVLVALGDMKPSPNGDSAALVDESGCVYLSGSRRKVDFVLAYSPAKHQAIRDIFEEELSKAGLVLEHVPQNPSGLCFVKIHAPWEVLSCFAEIMRLKMPVKEWSLRMQEQNAMLDCEPVEVRSMGRRQKQFAVTFSMSKEYLFDIPEPKEDFFSAAQRAQVVHFILQRKSFSRDTQRRHFGIGRLLADGVYLAAYPLHEGGPDRTSGEGLAAPRTQLRRKWASVLALFCYQPLDDVRRYFGVKIGLYFAWLGFYTTMLLPASLLGLGCFLYGVATLGKHRPVHEMCAGSESRLLMCPLCDNGCEYWRLRDSCTQARLGYLSDNGATVVFSVFMSLWGAAFLELWKRYSARITYQWDLSGFDTLEENSRPEYLARLSHLKKRDVELIEQQEKGGVESLSFWRIRLPFGLLSVSVVLLLVLLAMAAVVGVIVYRMSVRATLALQSEEMSSFIPLITSTTAALLNLLCILLFNMLYTRLAVYLTEMEMPRTQTEYDDSLTLKLYLLQFVNCYSSIFYIAFFKGKFVGRPGKYNTFLNYQQEECGLGGCFVELSIQLAIIMVGKQAFSALSEMALPYAMRLWSHRSFLRSSNNEHQPTQPWERDYLLPDLGSTGLFHEYLEMILQYGFVTLFVAAFPLAPLFALLNNVLEIRLDALKLLSSYRRPVAVRVRDIGIWYRIMDSLGKLAVLTNAVLIAFTSDLVPRLYYRWKVSPTGTLDGFVDFSLSYFDVQDYDEGVRHGNTSGLLGSRYCRYADHRTPPWVENQYKRTSQYFEILVWKFAFVLLFENVIAFLMTIIRWIIPDVPKTIREKIREDNRLTNEIIILQELRRRHVDSLPPVA from the exons ATGGCTGCCAACATCTGGCAGGACGCGCTGAATGCTG AGCGTGCCGCCAGCGCTTATGAGAGAGCACTAGACGAAGAAAGCGTGCTGGTGGCCCTGGGAGACATGAAGCCGTCACCTAACGGGGACAGTGCCGCCCTGGTAGACGAGAGTGGGTGTGTCTACCTGAGTGGCTCAAGGCGCAAGGTGGACTTTGTACTGGCCTACTCACCTGCCAAGCACCAGGCCATCCGGGACATCTTTGAGGAGGAGCTCAGCAAGGCAGGACTGGTGCTCGAGCATGTCCCACAG AATCCGAGTGGCCTTTGCTTTGTGAAGATCCATGCACCTTGGGAGGTGCTGAGCTGTTTTGCTGAGATAATGCGCCTGAAGATGCCTGTCAAGGAG TGGAGCTTGAGGATGCAGGAGCAGAATGCTATGCTGGACTGTGAGCCT GTGGAAGTTCGTTCAATGGGACggcgtcaaaagcagtttgcTGTTACGTTTTCTATGTCCAAGGAGTACCT GTTCGACATCCCCGAGCCGAAGGAGGACTTTTTCAGTGCAGCACAGAGGGCGCAAGTGGTGCACTTTATTCTTCAGCGCAAATCGTTCTCGCGCGACACCCAGCGACGCCACTTTGGCATTGGCCGACTGCTTGCCGACGGTGTCTACTTGGCTGCTTATCCACTGCATGAAGGTGGCCCCGACCGCACCTCCGGTGAAGGATTAGCAGCACCCCGCACACAACTTCGTCGCAAGTGGGCCTCAGTGCTGGCATTATTTTGCTACCAACCACTGGATGATGTGCGACGTTATTTCGGTGTTAAGATTGGCCTCTACTTTGCCTGGCTGGGCTTCTACACTACCATGCTTCTGCCGGCATCCCTCTTGGGTCTTGGCTGCTTCCTGTACGGTGTCGCCACATTGGGCAAACATCGCCCTGTACACGAGATGTGCGCCGGTTCAGAGTCACGCCTGCTGATGTGTCCGTTGTGTGACAATGGCTGCGAGTACTGGCGTCTGCGTGACAGCTGCACACAAGCTCGACTGGGTTACCTGTCCGACAATGGTGCCACGGTCGTCTTTTCAGTCTTTATGTCGCTCTGGGGCGCTGCCTTTCTCGAACTCTGGAAGCGCTACTCGGCACGCATCACTTACCAGTGGGACTTGTCTGGCTTTGACACCCTGGAGGAGAACTCGAGGCCCGAATACCTGGCACGCTTGTCGCACCTTaagaaacgtgacgtggagctcatTGAGCAGCAGGAGAAAGGCGGTGTTGAGTCCCTGTCATTCTGGCGTATACGCTTGCCCTTTGGCCTGCTGTCAGTGTCGGTGGTGCTGTTGCTGGTGCTGCTCGCCATGGCTGCCGTTGTGGGTGTCATTGTGTACCGCATGTCAGTGCGTGCTACACTCGCACTGCAAAGTGAGGAGATGTCGAGCTTCATTCCACTCATCACTTCCACCACTGCAGCCCTGCTCAACTTGCTGTGCATCCTCCTCTTCAACATG TTGTACACTCGACTGGCCGTCTACTTGACCGAGATGG AGATGCCGAGAACACAGACTGAGTACGACGACAGCCTGACCTTGAAGCTGTACCTGCTGCAATTTGTAAACTGCTATTCATCCATCTTCTACATTGCCTTCTTCAAGGGAAA GTTTGTTGGTCGACCCGGTAAATACAACACGTTCCTGAACTACCAGCAGGAAGAGTGTGGCCTTGGGGGTTGCTTTGTAGAGCTGTCCATCCAACTGGCCATCATCATGGTGGGAAAACAGGCGTTCAGCGCGCTCTCGGAGATGGCGCTGCCTTATGCCATGCGCCTGTGGTCCCATCGGTCATTTCTGCGGAGCAGCAACAACGAGCACCAACCTACGCAGCCCTGGGAGCGCGACTACTTACTTCCAGACTTGGGCTCTACTGGCCTCTTCCACGAGTACCTCGAGATGATCCTGCAGTATGGCTTTGTCACACTGTTTGTGGCTGCCTTTCCTCTGGCACCTCTCTTTGCACTGCTCAACAACGTGCTCGAGATTCGACTGGATGCACTGAAGCTGCTCAGCTCTTATCGGCGGCCAGTGGCTGTGCGAGTCCGTGACATCGGTATCTGGTACCGTATCATGGACTCCTTGGGCAAACTGGCTGTGCTTACTAAC GCGGTCCTCATCGCCTTCACATCGGACCTGGTGCCACGCCTCTACTACCGCTGGAAGGTGTCACCCACAGGAACCCTTGATGGCTTTGTGGACTTCAGCCTGTCCTACTTTGATGTGCAAGATTACGACGAGGGTGTGCGACATGGGAATACATCGGGCCTGCTGGGCTCTCGATATTGCAG GTATGCTGACCACCGCACACCACCGTGGGTTGAGAACCAGTACAAGCGAACATCACAGTACTTTGAGATCCTAGTCTGGAAGTTTGCCTTTGTGCTACTATTTGAG AATGTAATTGCATTCCTGATGACTATAATTCGCTGGATTATACCCGACGTTCCCAAGACCATTCGGGAGAAGATTCGAGAGGACAACCGGCTCACCAATGAGATCATAATCCTGCAGGAGTTACGTCGACGACACGTGGACAGCCTGCCACCAGTGGCCTGA
- the subdued gene encoding anoctamin-2 isoform X2, whose amino-acid sequence MAANIWQDALNAERAASAYERALDEESVLVALGDMKPSPNGDSAALVDESGCVYLSGSRRKVDFVLAYSPAKHQAIRDIFEEELSKAGLVLEHVPQNPSGLCFVKIHAPWEVLSCFAEIMRLKMPVKELPNQNRLGRPVRHPRVRRWGSAKNDRVPGFIGLVGGATQENQSPGCCSEDSSVEVRSMGRRQKQFAVTFSMSKEYLFDIPEPKEDFFSAAQRAQVVHFILQRKSFSRDTQRRHFGIGRLLADGVYLAAYPLHEGGPDRTSGEGLAAPRTQLRRKWASVLALFCYQPLDDVRRYFGVKIGLYFAWLGFYTTMLLPASLLGLGCFLYGVATLGKHRPVHEMCAGSESRLLMCPLCDNGCEYWRLRDSCTQARLGYLSDNGATVVFSVFMSLWGAAFLELWKRYSARITYQWDLSGFDTLEENSRPEYLARLSHLKKRDVELIEQQEKGGVESLSFWRIRLPFGLLSVSVVLLLVLLAMAAVVGVIVYRMSVRATLALQSEEMSSFIPLITSTTAALLNLLCILLFNMLYTRLAVYLTEMEMPRTQTEYDDSLTLKLYLLQFVNCYSSIFYIAFFKGKFVGRPGKYNTFLNYQQEECGLGGCFVELSIQLAIIMVGKQAFSALSEMALPYAMRLWSHRSFLRSSNNEHQPTQPWERDYLLPDLGSTGLFHEYLEMILQYGFVTLFVAAFPLAPLFALLNNVLEIRLDALKLLSSYRRPVAVRVRDIGIWYRIMDSLGKLAVLTNAVLIAFTSDLVPRLYYRWKVSPTGTLDGFVDFSLSYFDVQDYDEGVRHGNTSGLLGSRYCRYADHRTPPWVENQYKRTSQYFEILVWKFAFVLLFENVIAFLMTIIRWIIPDVPKTIREKIREDNRLTNEIIILQELRRRHVDSLPPVA is encoded by the exons ATGGCTGCCAACATCTGGCAGGACGCGCTGAATGCTG AGCGTGCCGCCAGCGCTTATGAGAGAGCACTAGACGAAGAAAGCGTGCTGGTGGCCCTGGGAGACATGAAGCCGTCACCTAACGGGGACAGTGCCGCCCTGGTAGACGAGAGTGGGTGTGTCTACCTGAGTGGCTCAAGGCGCAAGGTGGACTTTGTACTGGCCTACTCACCTGCCAAGCACCAGGCCATCCGGGACATCTTTGAGGAGGAGCTCAGCAAGGCAGGACTGGTGCTCGAGCATGTCCCACAG AATCCGAGTGGCCTTTGCTTTGTGAAGATCCATGCACCTTGGGAGGTGCTGAGCTGTTTTGCTGAGATAATGCGCCTGAAGATGCCTGTCAAGGAG CTGCCGAACCAAAATCGCCTTGGCAGGCCAGTGAGACATCCAAGAGTCCGAAGATGGGGCTCTGCCAAAAATGATCGCGTTCCGGGATTCATTGGTCTGGTGGGTGGAGCTACTCAAGAAAATCAATCGCCAGGGTGTTGTTCCGAAGACTCATCG GTGGAAGTTCGTTCAATGGGACggcgtcaaaagcagtttgcTGTTACGTTTTCTATGTCCAAGGAGTACCT GTTCGACATCCCCGAGCCGAAGGAGGACTTTTTCAGTGCAGCACAGAGGGCGCAAGTGGTGCACTTTATTCTTCAGCGCAAATCGTTCTCGCGCGACACCCAGCGACGCCACTTTGGCATTGGCCGACTGCTTGCCGACGGTGTCTACTTGGCTGCTTATCCACTGCATGAAGGTGGCCCCGACCGCACCTCCGGTGAAGGATTAGCAGCACCCCGCACACAACTTCGTCGCAAGTGGGCCTCAGTGCTGGCATTATTTTGCTACCAACCACTGGATGATGTGCGACGTTATTTCGGTGTTAAGATTGGCCTCTACTTTGCCTGGCTGGGCTTCTACACTACCATGCTTCTGCCGGCATCCCTCTTGGGTCTTGGCTGCTTCCTGTACGGTGTCGCCACATTGGGCAAACATCGCCCTGTACACGAGATGTGCGCCGGTTCAGAGTCACGCCTGCTGATGTGTCCGTTGTGTGACAATGGCTGCGAGTACTGGCGTCTGCGTGACAGCTGCACACAAGCTCGACTGGGTTACCTGTCCGACAATGGTGCCACGGTCGTCTTTTCAGTCTTTATGTCGCTCTGGGGCGCTGCCTTTCTCGAACTCTGGAAGCGCTACTCGGCACGCATCACTTACCAGTGGGACTTGTCTGGCTTTGACACCCTGGAGGAGAACTCGAGGCCCGAATACCTGGCACGCTTGTCGCACCTTaagaaacgtgacgtggagctcatTGAGCAGCAGGAGAAAGGCGGTGTTGAGTCCCTGTCATTCTGGCGTATACGCTTGCCCTTTGGCCTGCTGTCAGTGTCGGTGGTGCTGTTGCTGGTGCTGCTCGCCATGGCTGCCGTTGTGGGTGTCATTGTGTACCGCATGTCAGTGCGTGCTACACTCGCACTGCAAAGTGAGGAGATGTCGAGCTTCATTCCACTCATCACTTCCACCACTGCAGCCCTGCTCAACTTGCTGTGCATCCTCCTCTTCAACATG TTGTACACTCGACTGGCCGTCTACTTGACCGAGATGG AGATGCCGAGAACACAGACTGAGTACGACGACAGCCTGACCTTGAAGCTGTACCTGCTGCAATTTGTAAACTGCTATTCATCCATCTTCTACATTGCCTTCTTCAAGGGAAA GTTTGTTGGTCGACCCGGTAAATACAACACGTTCCTGAACTACCAGCAGGAAGAGTGTGGCCTTGGGGGTTGCTTTGTAGAGCTGTCCATCCAACTGGCCATCATCATGGTGGGAAAACAGGCGTTCAGCGCGCTCTCGGAGATGGCGCTGCCTTATGCCATGCGCCTGTGGTCCCATCGGTCATTTCTGCGGAGCAGCAACAACGAGCACCAACCTACGCAGCCCTGGGAGCGCGACTACTTACTTCCAGACTTGGGCTCTACTGGCCTCTTCCACGAGTACCTCGAGATGATCCTGCAGTATGGCTTTGTCACACTGTTTGTGGCTGCCTTTCCTCTGGCACCTCTCTTTGCACTGCTCAACAACGTGCTCGAGATTCGACTGGATGCACTGAAGCTGCTCAGCTCTTATCGGCGGCCAGTGGCTGTGCGAGTCCGTGACATCGGTATCTGGTACCGTATCATGGACTCCTTGGGCAAACTGGCTGTGCTTACTAAC GCGGTCCTCATCGCCTTCACATCGGACCTGGTGCCACGCCTCTACTACCGCTGGAAGGTGTCACCCACAGGAACCCTTGATGGCTTTGTGGACTTCAGCCTGTCCTACTTTGATGTGCAAGATTACGACGAGGGTGTGCGACATGGGAATACATCGGGCCTGCTGGGCTCTCGATATTGCAG GTATGCTGACCACCGCACACCACCGTGGGTTGAGAACCAGTACAAGCGAACATCACAGTACTTTGAGATCCTAGTCTGGAAGTTTGCCTTTGTGCTACTATTTGAG AATGTAATTGCATTCCTGATGACTATAATTCGCTGGATTATACCCGACGTTCCCAAGACCATTCGGGAGAAGATTCGAGAGGACAACCGGCTCACCAATGAGATCATAATCCTGCAGGAGTTACGTCGACGACACGTGGACAGCCTGCCACCAGTGGCCTGA
- the subdued gene encoding anoctamin-2 isoform X4 encodes MAANIWQDALNAERAASAYERALDEESVLVALGDMKPSPNGDSAALVDESGCVYLSGSRRKVDFVLAYSPAKHQAIRDIFEEELSKAGLVLEHVPQNPSGLCFVKIHAPWEVLSCFAEIMRLKMPVKEVEVRSMGRRQKQFAVTFSMSKEYLFDIPEPKEDFFSAAQRAQVVHFILQRKSFSRDTQRRHFGIGRLLADGVYLAAYPLHEGGPDRTSGEGLAAPRTQLRRKWASVLALFCYQPLDDVRRYFGVKIGLYFAWLGFYTTMLLPASLLGLGCFLYGVATLGKHRPVHEMCAGSESRLLMCPLCDNGCEYWRLRDSCTQARLGYLSDNGATVVFSVFMSLWGAAFLELWKRYSARITYQWDLSGFDTLEENSRPEYLARLSHLKKRDVELIEQQEKGGVESLSFWRIRLPFGLLSVSVVLLLVLLAMAAVVGVIVYRMSVRATLALQSEEMSSFIPLITSTTAALLNLLCILLFNMLYTRLAVYLTEMEMPRTQTEYDDSLTLKLYLLQFVNCYSSIFYIAFFKGKFVGRPGKYNTFLNYQQEECGLGGCFVELSIQLAIIMVGKQAFSALSEMALPYAMRLWSHRSFLRSSNNEHQPTQPWERDYLLPDLGSTGLFHEYLEMILQYGFVTLFVAAFPLAPLFALLNNVLEIRLDALKLLSSYRRPVAVRVRDIGIWYRIMDSLGKLAVLTNAVLIAFTSDLVPRLYYRWKVSPTGTLDGFVDFSLSYFDVQDYDEGVRHGNTSGLLGSRYCRYADHRTPPWVENQYKRTSQYFEILVWKFAFVLLFENVIAFLMTIIRWIIPDVPKTIREKIREDNRLTNEIIILQELRRRHVDSLPPVA; translated from the exons ATGGCTGCCAACATCTGGCAGGACGCGCTGAATGCTG AGCGTGCCGCCAGCGCTTATGAGAGAGCACTAGACGAAGAAAGCGTGCTGGTGGCCCTGGGAGACATGAAGCCGTCACCTAACGGGGACAGTGCCGCCCTGGTAGACGAGAGTGGGTGTGTCTACCTGAGTGGCTCAAGGCGCAAGGTGGACTTTGTACTGGCCTACTCACCTGCCAAGCACCAGGCCATCCGGGACATCTTTGAGGAGGAGCTCAGCAAGGCAGGACTGGTGCTCGAGCATGTCCCACAG AATCCGAGTGGCCTTTGCTTTGTGAAGATCCATGCACCTTGGGAGGTGCTGAGCTGTTTTGCTGAGATAATGCGCCTGAAGATGCCTGTCAAGGAG GTGGAAGTTCGTTCAATGGGACggcgtcaaaagcagtttgcTGTTACGTTTTCTATGTCCAAGGAGTACCT GTTCGACATCCCCGAGCCGAAGGAGGACTTTTTCAGTGCAGCACAGAGGGCGCAAGTGGTGCACTTTATTCTTCAGCGCAAATCGTTCTCGCGCGACACCCAGCGACGCCACTTTGGCATTGGCCGACTGCTTGCCGACGGTGTCTACTTGGCTGCTTATCCACTGCATGAAGGTGGCCCCGACCGCACCTCCGGTGAAGGATTAGCAGCACCCCGCACACAACTTCGTCGCAAGTGGGCCTCAGTGCTGGCATTATTTTGCTACCAACCACTGGATGATGTGCGACGTTATTTCGGTGTTAAGATTGGCCTCTACTTTGCCTGGCTGGGCTTCTACACTACCATGCTTCTGCCGGCATCCCTCTTGGGTCTTGGCTGCTTCCTGTACGGTGTCGCCACATTGGGCAAACATCGCCCTGTACACGAGATGTGCGCCGGTTCAGAGTCACGCCTGCTGATGTGTCCGTTGTGTGACAATGGCTGCGAGTACTGGCGTCTGCGTGACAGCTGCACACAAGCTCGACTGGGTTACCTGTCCGACAATGGTGCCACGGTCGTCTTTTCAGTCTTTATGTCGCTCTGGGGCGCTGCCTTTCTCGAACTCTGGAAGCGCTACTCGGCACGCATCACTTACCAGTGGGACTTGTCTGGCTTTGACACCCTGGAGGAGAACTCGAGGCCCGAATACCTGGCACGCTTGTCGCACCTTaagaaacgtgacgtggagctcatTGAGCAGCAGGAGAAAGGCGGTGTTGAGTCCCTGTCATTCTGGCGTATACGCTTGCCCTTTGGCCTGCTGTCAGTGTCGGTGGTGCTGTTGCTGGTGCTGCTCGCCATGGCTGCCGTTGTGGGTGTCATTGTGTACCGCATGTCAGTGCGTGCTACACTCGCACTGCAAAGTGAGGAGATGTCGAGCTTCATTCCACTCATCACTTCCACCACTGCAGCCCTGCTCAACTTGCTGTGCATCCTCCTCTTCAACATG TTGTACACTCGACTGGCCGTCTACTTGACCGAGATGG AGATGCCGAGAACACAGACTGAGTACGACGACAGCCTGACCTTGAAGCTGTACCTGCTGCAATTTGTAAACTGCTATTCATCCATCTTCTACATTGCCTTCTTCAAGGGAAA GTTTGTTGGTCGACCCGGTAAATACAACACGTTCCTGAACTACCAGCAGGAAGAGTGTGGCCTTGGGGGTTGCTTTGTAGAGCTGTCCATCCAACTGGCCATCATCATGGTGGGAAAACAGGCGTTCAGCGCGCTCTCGGAGATGGCGCTGCCTTATGCCATGCGCCTGTGGTCCCATCGGTCATTTCTGCGGAGCAGCAACAACGAGCACCAACCTACGCAGCCCTGGGAGCGCGACTACTTACTTCCAGACTTGGGCTCTACTGGCCTCTTCCACGAGTACCTCGAGATGATCCTGCAGTATGGCTTTGTCACACTGTTTGTGGCTGCCTTTCCTCTGGCACCTCTCTTTGCACTGCTCAACAACGTGCTCGAGATTCGACTGGATGCACTGAAGCTGCTCAGCTCTTATCGGCGGCCAGTGGCTGTGCGAGTCCGTGACATCGGTATCTGGTACCGTATCATGGACTCCTTGGGCAAACTGGCTGTGCTTACTAAC GCGGTCCTCATCGCCTTCACATCGGACCTGGTGCCACGCCTCTACTACCGCTGGAAGGTGTCACCCACAGGAACCCTTGATGGCTTTGTGGACTTCAGCCTGTCCTACTTTGATGTGCAAGATTACGACGAGGGTGTGCGACATGGGAATACATCGGGCCTGCTGGGCTCTCGATATTGCAG GTATGCTGACCACCGCACACCACCGTGGGTTGAGAACCAGTACAAGCGAACATCACAGTACTTTGAGATCCTAGTCTGGAAGTTTGCCTTTGTGCTACTATTTGAG AATGTAATTGCATTCCTGATGACTATAATTCGCTGGATTATACCCGACGTTCCCAAGACCATTCGGGAGAAGATTCGAGAGGACAACCGGCTCACCAATGAGATCATAATCCTGCAGGAGTTACGTCGACGACACGTGGACAGCCTGCCACCAGTGGCCTGA
- the LOC126545115 gene encoding iron-sulfur cluster assembly 2 homolog, mitochondrial has product MLTQRLRSCHSAVLWAVRGARSERAACRRGAASQASAEGALQLTDSCVEKLRRVGVGRVLRVSVEGGGCSGFQYRFQLEDQPAPDDVLFERDGARVVVDSASLDLLRGATLDYHEELIRSAFRIVDNPQAERGCSCGASFTIKL; this is encoded by the coding sequence ATGCTCACCCAGCGCCTTCGCTCGTGCCACAGTGCTGTGCTCTGGGCAGTGCGAGGCGCACGCAGCGAGCGAGCGGCATGCCGGCGCGGCGCCGCGTCGCAAGCAAGCGCCGAGGGCGCCCTGCAGCTGACCGACAGCTGTGTGGAGAAGCTGCGGCGCGTGGGAGTCGGCCGTGTGCTGCGCGTGTCCGTGGAAGGCGGTGGTTGCTCGGGCTTTCAGTACCGCTTCCAGCTCGAAGACCAGCCGGCGCCGGACGACGTGCTTTTCGAGCGAGACGGCGCTCGCGTGGTGGTGGACAGTGCCTCGCTGGACCTGCTGCGCGGCGCCACGCTCGACTACCACGAGGAGCTCATCAGGTCTGCCTTCCGCATCGTGGACAATCCGCAGGCGGAGCGGGGATGCTCCTGCGGCGCCTCCTTCACCATCAAGCTTTAG